Proteins encoded together in one Polaribacter reichenbachii window:
- a CDS encoding YicC family protein has translation MTGYGKSVLQLPTKKVTIEIKSLNSKNLDLNVRIPSYYKEKELAVRKKLAKSLVRGKVDFSIFVEMTADETSTSINKGVVKEYIQQLRNTLFVGSEDDVELLKMAVTMPDALKTEREELDENEWNLINKNIDEAIKEIVQYRTDEAASLEIDFKERIANIKKYLEEVKALDSDRIENVKTRLQKAINDLKVDTDENRFEQELIYYLEKLDINEEKVRLANHLDYFLETLATPDSNGKKLGFIVQEMGREINTTGSKANFAPMQKAVIQMKNELEQIKEQILNVL, from the coding sequence ATGACAGGTTATGGTAAATCTGTGTTGCAATTGCCAACCAAAAAAGTAACCATAGAAATAAAATCTTTAAACAGTAAAAACCTAGATTTAAACGTAAGAATACCTTCTTATTATAAAGAGAAAGAACTTGCTGTAAGAAAAAAATTAGCAAAATCGCTAGTAAGAGGTAAAGTAGATTTTTCAATTTTTGTAGAAATGACTGCGGATGAAACTTCTACATCTATAAACAAAGGAGTTGTAAAAGAATACATTCAGCAATTAAGAAACACACTATTTGTAGGTTCTGAAGATGATGTAGAATTGTTAAAAATGGCAGTTACAATGCCAGATGCTTTAAAAACAGAGCGTGAAGAATTAGATGAAAACGAGTGGAATCTTATCAATAAAAATATAGACGAAGCTATTAAAGAAATTGTTCAATACAGAACGGATGAAGCTGCTTCTTTAGAAATAGATTTTAAAGAAAGAATTGCTAACATTAAAAAATATTTAGAAGAAGTTAAAGCTTTAGATTCTGATAGAATAGAAAACGTAAAAACGCGTTTACAAAAAGCAATTAACGATTTAAAAGTAGATACTGATGAAAATCGTTTTGAGCAAGAACTAATTTATTATCTAGAAAAATTAGATATTAATGAAGAAAAAGTGCGTTTGGCAAATCATTTAGATTATTTTTTAGAAACTTTAGCAACACCAGATTCTAATGGAAAAAAATTAGGATTTATTGTGCAAGAAATGGGAAGAGAAATTAATACCACAGGTTCTAAAGCTAATTTTGCACCAATGCAAAAAGCGGTAATTCAAATGAAAAACGAATTAGAGCAGATTAAAGAACAAATTTTAAACGTGCTTTAA
- a CDS encoding M23 family metallopeptidase: protein MDNKAKNKGKLKQKLTDKYRLVVLNEDTFEERFSLKLSRLNVFVLGGVLSFLLILVTTFFITFTPIKEYIPGYSSTELKIKAAKLAIQTDSLKKKLDIITDYTKGLQPILNGEIEPEFGDSIDITTDKIIINDSLLYATKEDSIFREKIESQDRFPIQTNAETNVKIVFFSPLSGTISQEFDPRTKHFAVDIVAKNNTPVKAIADGTVIFSGWNTETGYVIILKHAQDYISVYKHNGNLLKQQGDFVKSGEVIASVGSTGELTTGPHLHFELWSGGYAVNPTNLIDFK, encoded by the coding sequence GTGGATAATAAAGCCAAAAATAAAGGGAAATTAAAACAAAAACTAACTGATAAGTACAGATTAGTGGTTTTAAATGAAGATACTTTTGAAGAACGTTTTTCTTTAAAATTATCGCGTTTAAATGTGTTTGTTTTAGGTGGCGTTTTGTCTTTTTTATTGATTTTGGTAACTACTTTTTTTATCACTTTTACGCCAATTAAAGAATATATACCAGGTTATTCTTCTACAGAATTAAAAATAAAAGCTGCAAAACTAGCCATACAAACAGATTCTTTAAAAAAGAAATTAGATATAATAACAGATTATACAAAAGGTTTACAACCTATTCTTAATGGAGAAATCGAGCCAGAGTTTGGTGATAGTATTGACATTACTACGGATAAAATTATAATTAACGATAGTTTATTATATGCAACCAAAGAAGATTCTATTTTTAGAGAAAAAATAGAAAGTCAAGATCGTTTTCCTATTCAAACCAATGCAGAAACTAATGTAAAAATTGTGTTTTTTTCGCCTTTAAGCGGCACAATTTCGCAAGAGTTCGATCCCAGAACTAAGCATTTTGCTGTAGATATTGTTGCAAAAAACAATACACCTGTTAAAGCCATTGCAGATGGTACTGTAATTTTTTCTGGTTGGAATACAGAAACAGGTTATGTTATTATTTTAAAACACGCACAAGATTATATTTCTGTATACAAACACAATGGTAATTTACTAAAACAACAAGGAGATTTTGTAAAATCTGGTGAGGTTATTGCAAGTGTAGGTTCTACAGGAGAGTTAACAACTGGACCACATTTACATTTTGAGCTTTGGAGTGGTGGTTATGCAGTAAATCCTACAAATTTGATCGATTTTAAATAA
- the lysM gene encoding peptidoglycan-binding protein LysM, translated as MGIFSFIKNAGAKVFGIGKTTEEENAEKSEQLRAAIVSHQLEVKDLGIEVEDDAVKLWGEAVDLTIKEKVVLVVGNTNGIASVEDNLTVAEVEVINEAEIAQFYTVISGDTLGKIAKDFYGNAMKYPVIFEANKPMLSHPDKIYPGQVLRIPPLVD; from the coding sequence ATGGGAATATTTTCATTCATTAAAAATGCAGGAGCCAAAGTATTTGGTATAGGAAAAACAACAGAAGAAGAAAACGCAGAAAAGTCTGAGCAACTAAGAGCAGCAATTGTTTCGCATCAGTTAGAAGTTAAAGATTTAGGGATAGAAGTAGAAGATGATGCTGTAAAACTTTGGGGAGAAGCAGTGGATTTAACTATAAAAGAAAAAGTAGTTTTGGTTGTAGGTAATACTAACGGAATAGCTTCTGTAGAAGACAATTTAACTGTAGCTGAGGTAGAAGTTATTAATGAAGCAGAAATTGCACAATTTTATACAGTTATTAGTGGAGATACTTTAGGTAAAATTGCAAAAGATTTTTATGGTAATGCAATGAAATATCCTGTAATATTCGAAGCTAATAAGCCAATGTTAAGTCACCCAGATAAAATTTATCCTGGTCAGGTTTTAAGAATACCACCTTTGGTAGACTAA
- the upp gene encoding uracil phosphoribosyltransferase: protein MKTHQIEKKDSILNKFISEIRNIDVQKDSLRFRRNIERIGEVLSYELSKSLSYTNTVIETPLGNKDIQLCDNKIVLCSILRAGLPLHQGLLNYFDDAENAFISAYRHHPKNDTDFEIVVEYFAAPEIENKTLILADPMLATGQSLVAVYEAIKKHGTPKEIHIVAVIGAKEGVDFIAENFPENTHLWIAAIDNELNNKGYIVPGLGDAGDLAYGQKL, encoded by the coding sequence ATGAAGACACATCAAATTGAAAAAAAAGATTCTATTCTAAATAAATTTATATCAGAAATTAGAAATATTGACGTTCAAAAAGATTCACTACGTTTTCGAAGAAATATAGAAAGAATAGGAGAAGTTTTGAGTTACGAGTTAAGTAAATCACTTTCTTACACAAATACAGTTATAGAAACGCCTTTAGGGAATAAGGATATTCAGCTTTGTGATAATAAAATTGTGCTTTGTTCTATTTTAAGAGCGGGTTTACCTCTACACCAAGGTTTACTAAATTATTTTGATGATGCCGAAAATGCTTTTATTTCTGCATACAGACATCACCCAAAAAATGATACTGATTTTGAAATTGTTGTAGAGTATTTTGCAGCGCCAGAAATTGAAAACAAAACTTTAATTTTAGCAGATCCAATGTTGGCAACTGGGCAATCTTTAGTTGCTGTTTACGAGGCTATTAAAAAACACGGAACACCTAAAGAAATTCATATTGTAGCTGTAATTGGTGCTAAAGAAGGTGTAGATTTTATTGCAGAAAATTTTCCAGAAAACACACATTTATGGATTGCTGCAATAGATAATGAGCTAAACAACAAAGGCTATATTGTACCTGGTTTAGGTGATGCTGGAGATTTAGCTTATGGCCAAAAATTATAA
- the gmk gene encoding guanylate kinase encodes MSDFKGKLFVFSAPSGSGKTTIVRHLLKQEKFNLEFSISATSRAPRGEEKDGVDYYFIDLKEFKSHIKNDDFLEWEEVYRDNFYGTLKTEVERIWALKKHVIFDIDVVGGLRIKKKFPEETLSVFVKPPSVDELKIRLKKRSTESEDKINMRIAKASVELATAPQFDKIIKNYELDVALKEAEELVGEFLNLKK; translated from the coding sequence ATGTCAGATTTTAAAGGAAAATTATTCGTGTTTTCAGCACCATCTGGTTCAGGTAAAACCACTATTGTTCGTCATTTACTAAAACAAGAAAAATTTAATTTAGAGTTTTCTATTTCAGCTACTTCTAGAGCGCCAAGAGGAGAAGAAAAAGACGGTGTAGATTATTATTTTATCGACTTGAAAGAGTTTAAAAGTCATATTAAAAATGATGATTTTTTAGAGTGGGAAGAGGTTTATAGAGATAACTTTTATGGTACTTTAAAAACAGAAGTAGAACGTATTTGGGCATTAAAAAAACACGTTATTTTTGATATTGATGTTGTTGGCGGCTTAAGAATTAAAAAGAAATTTCCAGAAGAAACTTTATCTGTTTTTGTAAAACCACCAAGTGTAGATGAACTTAAAATCCGTTTAAAAAAACGATCTACAGAAAGCGAAGACAAGATTAATATGCGCATTGCAAAGGCTTCAGTAGAATTAGCAACAGCGCCTCAGTTTGATAAAATTATTAAAAATTACGAACTAGATGTTGCTTTAAAAGAAGCAGAAGAATTAGTTGGCGAGTTTTTAAATTTGAAAAAATAA
- a CDS encoding cupin domain-containing protein gives MSVVNIQEKFKLFEDQWSPKKIGELNGQQILLAKIKGEFVFHKHDNEDELFMVKKGILEMHLRDEVITINEGEFYIVPKGVEHKPVAKEEVHILLFEPLSTKHTGDVVADITVESYEEI, from the coding sequence ATGAGCGTAGTTAATATTCAAGAGAAATTCAAACTATTTGAAGACCAATGGTCACCAAAGAAAATAGGCGAATTAAATGGACAACAAATATTATTGGCAAAAATAAAAGGCGAATTTGTTTTTCATAAACACGACAATGAAGATGAACTCTTTATGGTGAAAAAAGGTATTTTAGAAATGCATTTACGAGATGAAGTTATCACGATAAATGAAGGAGAATTTTACATTGTACCCAAAGGTGTAGAACACAAACCTGTTGCCAAAGAAGAAGTACATATTTTACTTTTTGAACCTCTTTCTACAAAACATACAGGTGATGTTGTTGCAGATATTACTGTAGAAAGTTATGAAGAAATTTAA
- a CDS encoding DMT family transporter → MDKRILALIAVSIATLIYGVNYTIAKEVMPIYIKPFAFILLRVAGGTLLFWFAGLFVKSQKIEKGDYKKIFLAAFFGTALNMLAFFKGLSLTAPISASVIMVTSPIMVLIFSSILIRQAISIRRILGIFIGLAGAILLIAYGNSNNADAANSNFGNFLVFINAASYGLYLVLAKDLILKYHPIVFVKWLYFFGLFFVIPFSYNELTEVVWQEIPTNIYWNIGFVIVFTSCITYLFNLYGLSKLKPTTVSVFIYLQPVIATIYALIVGSDSLNFVKVIATIIIFLGVYLVTKQVDKSTK, encoded by the coding sequence ATGGATAAAAGGATTTTAGCACTTATAGCGGTTTCTATAGCTACTTTAATTTATGGTGTAAATTATACAATAGCTAAAGAAGTTATGCCAATTTATATAAAACCTTTTGCATTTATTTTATTAAGAGTTGCTGGTGGTACACTACTTTTTTGGTTTGCAGGTTTGTTTGTTAAATCACAAAAAATAGAAAAAGGAGATTATAAAAAGATATTTTTAGCGGCCTTTTTTGGTACGGCTTTAAATATGTTAGCATTTTTTAAAGGCTTAAGTTTAACAGCACCAATTAGTGCTTCTGTAATAATGGTAACCTCGCCAATTATGGTGCTTATTTTTTCGAGTATTTTAATACGACAAGCAATTAGTATTCGCAGAATTTTAGGAATTTTTATTGGTTTAGCAGGGGCAATTTTATTAATTGCTTATGGTAATTCTAATAATGCAGATGCTGCAAATAGCAATTTTGGTAACTTTTTAGTTTTTATAAATGCCGCTTCTTACGGCTTGTATTTGGTGTTGGCAAAAGATTTAATTTTAAAATATCATCCTATTGTGTTTGTAAAATGGTTGTATTTTTTCGGGTTGTTTTTTGTAATACCTTTTTCTTATAACGAATTAACAGAAGTAGTTTGGCAAGAAATACCTACAAATATTTATTGGAATATTGGTTTTGTAATTGTTTTTACGTCTTGTATTACCTATCTTTTTAACTTGTATGGTTTATCAAAATTAAAACCAACTACAGTTAGTGTTTTTATTTATTTACAGCCAGTTATTGCCACAATTTATGCCTTAATTGTGGGTAGCGATTCTTTAAATTTTGTTAAAGTAATAGCTACAATTATTATCTTTTTGGGTGTATATTTAGTTACAAAACAGGTTGATAAATCAACCAAATAA
- a CDS encoding DUF6427 family protein: MLANFLNKSKPINFIVFLIFFFIAFIFTVYNAFFTDKFLIDSLLKSGAILLLFLFIFFLFNFISTKNKLTFDNSYDYFFYTILVVLILPKLIEYNVLILSVIYLVFLRKIYSLHSSKKMLAKLFDSGFWLGIFFILEPTSGLLFLLIYIAVYVHNKITIHTIFAPIIGFLTPLVVYFTYYFWYDRLEEFTSIFNFDINFDLQFYAQTKYLIILISVFVLTVFSMFFKSIKAFSVNNTFKKSWTLLIYNFIVLLFFVSFLPNKNGSEIIYIFFPIAIILANGIELIKKNVLKNMVLYLFLISVVIHFLL, encoded by the coding sequence ATGCTAGCCAATTTTTTAAACAAATCTAAACCCATCAATTTTATTGTTTTTTTGATATTCTTTTTTATTGCGTTTATTTTTACGGTTTATAACGCTTTTTTTACTGATAAATTCTTGATAGATAGCCTGTTAAAAAGTGGTGCGATACTGCTTTTGTTTTTATTTATTTTCTTTCTTTTTAATTTTATCAGCACAAAAAATAAATTAACATTCGATAATTCTTACGATTATTTTTTTTACACGATTCTTGTAGTGCTGATTTTACCCAAATTAATTGAATATAATGTTTTAATATTGTCTGTTATTTATCTAGTTTTTTTAAGGAAAATATACAGTTTACATTCTTCTAAAAAAATGTTAGCAAAGCTTTTTGATAGCGGTTTTTGGTTAGGAATATTCTTTATTTTAGAACCAACTTCGGGTTTGCTTTTTCTTTTGATTTATATAGCAGTTTATGTGCACAATAAAATTACCATTCATACAATTTTTGCGCCAATTATTGGTTTTTTAACTCCATTAGTAGTTTATTTTACTTATTATTTTTGGTATGATAGATTAGAGGAATTTACAAGCATTTTTAATTTTGATATTAATTTCGACTTGCAATTCTATGCCCAAACTAAATATCTAATTATTTTAATTAGTGTGTTTGTTTTAACTGTTTTTTCTATGTTTTTTAAGTCGATAAAGGCATTTTCTGTAAATAATACCTTTAAAAAAAGTTGGACATTATTGATCTACAACTTTATTGTATTGCTCTTTTTTGTGTCGTTTTTACCCAACAAAAACGGATCAGAAATTATTTATATTTTCTTTCCTATAGCAATAATCTTAGCAAACGGAATTGAGTTAATCAAGAAAAATGTATTAAAAAATATGGTGCTTTACCTTTTTTTAATTAGTGTTGTAATTCACTTTTTATTATAA
- a CDS encoding DUF6503 family protein, with protein MKNLTTLLLLFISITTFSQTITGDELLEKAIQFHDPNGNWETFKGELFVIMETPKGLPRESKITIDLPKEYFSVTAKRDTVINTFTVIKGDCSIAEVKDNQTLEDLKKDAKAKCERAKLYKNYYTYLYGLPMKLKDKGTIIHQKVEKKSFKGKEYLVLKATYSKEVGKDTWYFYFNPETFTMEIYQFFKDTKDSGEYILLSGLETINQVKMPKIRAWYYNKDNKYLGTDILSTKK; from the coding sequence ATGAAAAACCTAACCACACTTCTATTACTATTTATATCAATAACAACATTTTCACAAACAATTACTGGTGATGAATTGTTAGAAAAAGCAATACAATTTCACGATCCAAATGGAAATTGGGAAACCTTTAAAGGAGAATTATTTGTAATTATGGAAACGCCTAAAGGTCTTCCTAGAGAAAGTAAAATTACTATAGATTTACCAAAAGAATATTTTTCTGTTACAGCAAAAAGAGATACTGTAATAAATACATTTACGGTTATAAAAGGCGATTGTAGTATTGCTGAGGTTAAAGATAATCAGACTTTAGAAGACCTTAAAAAAGATGCTAAAGCGAAATGCGAACGAGCTAAATTGTATAAAAATTATTATACGTACCTGTATGGTTTACCAATGAAGTTGAAAGATAAAGGAACTATTATTCACCAAAAAGTAGAAAAAAAATCATTTAAAGGAAAAGAATATTTGGTACTAAAAGCTACTTATAGCAAAGAAGTAGGTAAAGATACTTGGTACTTTTATTTTAATCCTGAGACTTTTACAATGGAAATATATCAGTTTTTTAAAGACACAAAAGATAGTGGCGAATATATTTTACTTTCTGGTTTAGAAACAATTAATCAAGTAAAAATGCCTAAAATTAGAGCTTGGTATTATAACAAAGACAATAAGTATTTAGGCACTGATATTTTATCAACTAAAAAATAA
- the trmB gene encoding tRNA (guanosine(46)-N7)-methyltransferase TrmB, which produces MGSKNKLKRFKENETFKNVIQPTRDEVLTNFSHKGKWHSFFKNNNPIVVEMGCGKGEYTIALARKNPNKNYIGIDIKGARFWRGAKTAIEENLDNVAFVRTQIELVDFIFAENEISEIWITFPDPQIKFQRTKHRMTNTKFLKKYHTILNEDGIMNLKTDSEFMHGYTLGLLHGEGHEILYANHNVYNNEGAPKEVTETQTFYENQYLEVGKMITYIKFKLNY; this is translated from the coding sequence TTGGGAAGCAAAAATAAATTAAAACGTTTCAAAGAAAATGAAACGTTCAAAAATGTCATTCAGCCAACTAGAGACGAGGTTTTAACTAATTTCTCTCATAAAGGTAAATGGCATTCTTTTTTTAAAAACAACAATCCTATTGTTGTTGAAATGGGTTGTGGTAAAGGCGAATACACTATTGCTTTAGCTCGTAAAAATCCGAATAAAAATTACATTGGTATAGACATTAAGGGTGCTCGTTTTTGGAGAGGCGCCAAAACAGCTATAGAAGAAAATTTAGACAATGTAGCTTTTGTTAGAACACAAATTGAGTTGGTCGATTTTATTTTTGCTGAAAATGAAATTTCTGAAATTTGGATTACTTTTCCAGATCCGCAAATAAAATTTCAACGTACCAAACATAGAATGACGAATACCAAGTTTTTAAAGAAATATCATACTATTTTAAACGAAGATGGTATTATGAATTTAAAAACAGATTCTGAGTTTATGCACGGTTATACTTTAGGTTTATTACATGGCGAAGGTCATGAAATATTATATGCAAACCATAATGTATATAACAACGAAGGCGCACCAAAAGAAGTAACAGAAACACAAACTTTTTACGAAAATCAATATTTAGAAGTTGGCAAAATGATAACTTATATCAAGTTTAAATTAAATTATTAA
- the nadD gene encoding nicotinate (nicotinamide) nucleotide adenylyltransferase: protein MKIGLYFGTFNPIHVGHLIIANYMVEYSDLDEIWMVVTPHNPFKKKSTLLENHHRYELVYRATENYPKLKPSDIEFKLPQPNYTVHTLAHISDVYPDKEFCLIMGEDNLNSFHKWKNYEAILEHHEIYVYPRIADGTVDHQFKNNAKIHKVDAPIIQISSTSIRNGIKDKKNIKPMLTNEVWQYIDEMNFYKK from the coding sequence ATGAAAATCGGTTTATATTTTGGTACTTTTAACCCAATTCACGTTGGTCATTTAATCATTGCGAATTATATGGTAGAATATTCAGATTTAGACGAAATTTGGATGGTAGTTACGCCTCATAATCCGTTTAAAAAGAAGAGTACTTTATTAGAAAATCATCATAGATACGAGTTGGTTTATAGAGCAACAGAAAATTACCCGAAATTAAAGCCTTCAGATATTGAGTTTAAATTGCCACAACCAAATTATACAGTGCATACTTTAGCACATATTTCTGATGTTTATCCTGATAAAGAGTTTTGCTTAATTATGGGCGAAGACAATTTGAATAGTTTTCATAAATGGAAAAATTATGAAGCTATTTTAGAGCATCATGAAATTTATGTATATCCAAGAATTGCTGATGGTACTGTAGATCATCAGTTTAAAAATAATGCTAAAATTCATAAAGTTGATGCGCCAATTATCCAAATTTCATCAACAAGTATTAGAAACGGAATTAAAGACAAAAAGAATATAAAACCAATGTTAACCAATGAAGTTTGGCAATATATAGATGAAATGAATTTTTATAAAAAATAG
- the rsmI gene encoding 16S rRNA (cytidine(1402)-2'-O)-methyltransferase — translation MSKLFLVPTPIGNLEDMTFRAIRVLKEADFILAEDTRTSGKLLKHFEIATQMHSHHMHNEHKSIEGILNRIKSGETCALISDAGTPAISDPGFLLTRACVENNIDVECLPGATAFVPALVNSGLPNDKFVFEGFLPVKKGRQTRFLLLAEETRTMIFYESPHKLLKTLGNFIEYFGADRKVSVSRELTKMFEETVRGTATEVLAHFTKKPPKGEIVVVVEGRK, via the coding sequence ATGAGCAAACTATTTTTAGTACCAACACCAATAGGTAATTTAGAGGACATGACTTTTAGAGCCATTCGTGTTTTAAAAGAAGCTGATTTTATTTTAGCTGAAGACACTAGAACAAGTGGAAAATTGTTAAAACATTTTGAAATCGCCACCCAAATGCACAGTCATCATATGCATAATGAGCATAAATCTATTGAAGGAATTTTAAATAGAATAAAAAGTGGAGAAACTTGCGCTCTTATTTCTGATGCTGGAACTCCTGCAATTTCAGATCCTGGTTTTTTATTAACCAGAGCTTGTGTAGAAAATAATATTGATGTAGAATGTTTACCTGGTGCAACTGCTTTTGTACCTGCATTGGTAAATTCTGGTTTACCTAATGATAAATTTGTTTTTGAAGGTTTTTTACCTGTAAAGAAAGGAAGACAAACTCGTTTTTTACTATTAGCAGAAGAAACAAGAACTATGATTTTTTACGAATCACCTCATAAACTTTTAAAAACCTTAGGGAATTTTATTGAATATTTTGGTGCCGATAGAAAAGTTTCTGTTTCTAGAGAACTCACAAAAATGTTTGAAGAAACTGTAAGAGGAACTGCAACAGAAGTTTTAGCTCATTTTACCAAAAAACCACCAAAAGGTGAGATTGTAGTTGTTGTTGAGGGGAGGAAATAA
- a CDS encoding DUF6341 family protein — MIASNIFRLIGSLFTDFLFLPFNWLRLQVATADLGWWLSNGVNWFFSLILIVLLWYWLNESKKFLKEGTEDRA, encoded by the coding sequence ATGATAGCAAGCAATATATTTAGATTGATTGGTAGTTTATTTACCGATTTTTTATTCTTACCTTTTAACTGGCTTCGTTTGCAAGTAGCTACTGCTGATTTAGGTTGGTGGTTATCAAATGGTGTAAACTGGTTTTTTAGCCTAATACTAATCGTTTTATTATGGTATTGGTTAAATGAATCTAAAAAGTTCTTAAAAGAAGGAACAGAAGACAGAGCATAA
- the aspS gene encoding aspartate--tRNA ligase, with product MYRSHSCGELRASHINTEVTLAGWVQKSRDKGFMVWVDLRDRYGITQLIFDEERTSKEIIEKAKSLGREFVIQVKGTVIERESKNKNIATGEVEVLVSELEILNVAKLPPFTIEDKTDGGEDIRMKYRYLDIRRNPVKDSLIFRHKVAMEVRKYLSDQEFIEVETPYLIKSTPEGARDFVVPSRMNEGQFYALPQSPQTFKQLLMVGGMDKYFQIVKCFRDEDLRADRQPEFTQIDCEMAFVEQEDILNIFEGLTRHLLKEVNGVEVDKFPRMLFDDAMRLYGNDKPDIRFGMEFGELNAVTQHKDFGVFNNAELVIGIAVPGGNAYTRKEIDNIIKWVKRPQVGALGMIYCRVNEDGTFKSSVDKFYDQEDLAKWAEVTGAKPGDLVCVLSGDTNKVRAQMSALRMELAERLGLRDPKVFAPLWVIDFPLLELDEETGHYHAMHHPFTSPKPGQLELLDAKPGEVKANAYDLVLNGNEIGGGSIRIHDKEIQATMLKHLGFSEEEAKAQFGFLMDAFEYGAPPHGGLAFGLDRLVAILGGQETIRDFIAFPKNNSGRDVMIDAPAFIDDEQLKELSLKLDIQE from the coding sequence ATGTACAGAAGTCATTCTTGTGGTGAGTTAAGAGCATCACACATAAATACAGAAGTTACGCTTGCAGGTTGGGTGCAAAAATCTAGAGACAAAGGTTTTATGGTTTGGGTAGATTTGCGAGATAGATATGGAATTACTCAGTTAATTTTTGATGAAGAGCGTACTTCTAAAGAGATTATAGAAAAAGCAAAATCTTTAGGTAGAGAATTTGTGATTCAAGTAAAAGGGACTGTTATTGAGCGTGAATCAAAAAACAAAAATATTGCAACTGGTGAGGTTGAGGTTTTAGTTTCTGAATTAGAAATTTTAAACGTTGCAAAATTACCTCCTTTTACCATAGAAGATAAAACTGATGGAGGTGAAGATATCAGAATGAAATATAGATATTTAGATATCCGTAGAAATCCTGTAAAAGACAGTTTGATTTTTCGTCATAAAGTAGCTATGGAAGTTCGTAAATATTTGTCTGATCAAGAATTTATAGAAGTAGAAACTCCGTATTTAATTAAATCTACTCCAGAAGGAGCAAGAGATTTTGTTGTACCTTCTAGAATGAACGAAGGTCAGTTTTATGCTTTACCACAATCGCCTCAAACTTTCAAACAACTATTAATGGTTGGAGGAATGGATAAATATTTTCAAATTGTAAAGTGTTTTAGAGACGAAGATTTACGTGCAGACAGACAGCCAGAATTTACGCAAATAGACTGCGAAATGGCGTTTGTAGAGCAAGAAGATATTCTAAATATTTTTGAAGGATTAACCAGACATTTATTAAAAGAAGTAAATGGAGTAGAGGTAGATAAGTTTCCAAGAATGTTATTTGATGATGCTATGCGTTTGTATGGAAATGACAAACCAGACATCAGGTTTGGAATGGAATTTGGCGAGTTAAATGCAGTTACACAACATAAAGATTTTGGCGTTTTTAATAATGCAGAATTAGTAATTGGTATTGCTGTGCCTGGTGGAAATGCGTACACAAGAAAAGAGATTGATAACATCATTAAATGGGTAAAAAGACCACAAGTTGGTGCTCTTGGAATGATTTATTGTAGAGTTAATGAAGATGGTACTTTTAAAAGTTCTGTTGATAAATTTTACGACCAAGAAGATTTAGCAAAATGGGCTGAGGTTACTGGGGCAAAACCAGGTGATTTAGTTTGTGTTTTATCTGGAGATACCAATAAAGTAAGAGCGCAAATGTCTGCTTTACGTATGGAATTAGCAGAACGTTTAGGATTGAGAGATCCAAAAGTATTTGCGCCACTTTGGGTAATTGATTTCCCATTATTAGAGTTAGATGAAGAAACTGGTCATTATCACGCAATGCACCATCCATTTACCTCTCCAAAACCAGGTCAATTAGAATTGTTAGATGCTAAACCAGGAGAAGTAAAAGCAAATGCATACGATTTAGTTTTAAACGGAAACGAAATTGGTGGAGGTTCTATCAGAATTCACGATAAAGAAATTCAGGCAACTATGTTAAAGCATTTAGGTTTTTCTGAAGAAGAAGCCAAAGCACAATTTGGTTTTTTAATGGATGCTTTTGAGTATGGAGCACCACCTCATGGAGGTTTAGCTTTTGGTTTAGATAGATTGGTTGCTATTTTAGGAGGCCAAGAAACCATTCGTGATTTTATTGCATTTCCAAAAAATAATTCAGGTAGAGATGTTATGATTGATGCACCTGCTTTTATTGATGATGAGCAATTAAAAGAGTTAAGTTTAAAGCTAGATATTCAAGAATAA